A stretch of DNA from Jatrophihabitans endophyticus:
AGCGAGCCGACACCGGTGATGAGCAGGGCGAACACGAGCGACAGCGGGTCGAGCAGGAAGCCGACCTCGATGCGGAAGTTGCCGACCGGCGCCCAGTCGAACAGGTTGAGGTCGACCCGGCGCTCCTCGCCGTGCAGGTCCTTCACCGAGAAGAACAGCATGACCGTGTAGACGAACAGCGCGATCGGGACCAGCGCACCGAGCAGGTGCCCCCACTTGTTCGCGCGACGGCCGATCACCAGCAGGATCAGCGCCGAGAGCGCGGGGACGGCGACCAGCAGCCAGACGCCTGACTGGATCCCGGTCGCGGTGTGGAACTCCGTGCCGGATTCGGCGAGATTCACCGAGCCGCTCCTAGTACTTCAGCAGGTTGGCGTCGTCGACCGACGCGGACCTGCGGGTTCGGAAGATGGCCATGATGATCGCGAGCCCCACGACGACCTCGGCGGCCGCGACGACCATGACGAAGAAGGCCATGACCTGCCCCTCGAGATTGCCGTTGATCCGCGAGAACGTGACGAGCGAGAGGTTCACGGCGTTGAGCATCAGCTCGACCGACATGAACACCACGATCGCGTTGCGGCGGACGAGCACGCCGACCGCGCCGATCGTGAACAGCGCCGCGGACAGGATCAGGTAGTACGACGGGTTCATTTCGTCGTCGACCTCGCTTCCGCGTCGCTGTAGTCGCTCGGGTCGAGCACGCCGGGGACGCCCTCGTAGGGCGGGAACTCCTCGTGGCCGACCATCGTCGACTCGTGCGAGATGGTGCCGTCGGGCAGCAGCGCGGGCGTGCCGATCGAGTTGCCGGTGGACAGCACGCCGGGTCCGGGCAGCGGCTGCGGCCGGCCGCTGCGGATGCGCTCGCGGGCGAGCGACTTCTGCGTGGGCTTGCGACCCTCGCGCTCGATGTGGGCGAGCACCATGGCGCCCACCGCGGCGATGATGAGCAGCGCCGACGTCAGCTCGAACACGAACAGGTACTTCGTGAACAGCAGCTGCGCGATGGAGTTGACGTTGCCGCCGTTCGCGTTCGCCGCATCGAGATCGGCCGGTGTCTGATCGCCCTCGAACGCCTTCGCGATACCGATCGCGACGAGCAGGGCGAACGCCAGCCCGAACAGCGCGGCGGCCCACCGCTGACCCCGCAACGTCTCGACGATGGAGTCCGACGAGTCGCGGCCCACCAGCATGAGGACGAACAGGAACAGGATCATGATCGCGCCGGTGTAGACGATGATCTGCACCAGACCGAGGAACGGTCCCTGCTGGATCACGTAGAACGCGCCCAGGCTCATCATCGTCGCGACGAGCGACAGCGCCGAGTGGATCGCGTTGCGGAACAGCACCATGCCGACCGCGCCGGCCAGCGAGACCGGCCCCAGGATCCAGAACGCGACCGCCTCGCCCAGCGGGACGGTGCCGTTCGTCAGCGGCGCCGCCAGCAGCTCAACTGCCATGGTGCTGCCCCATCCGGTTGGCGTGGCCCGTGATCGGCCTGCCCGCGACGTTGGCCGTGCTCTGCGGCTCGCCCTGCTGCAGCGGCGCCTGCGAGCGGCTCGCGTAGTAGTCCTTCTCGTCGTCGCCGAGCCGCATCGGGTGCGGCGGCGCCTCCATGCCGGGCAGCAGCGGCGCCATCAGCTGTTCCTTGGTGTAGATCAGCTGCTGGCGGTCGTCGAGGGCGAGCTCGTACTCGTTGGACATCGTGAGCGACCGCGTCGGGCAGGCCTCGATGCACAGCCCGCAGAAGATACAGCGCAGGTAGTTGATCTGATAGACCTTGCCGTACCGCTCGCCGGGCGAGAAGCGCTGCTCGTCGGTGTTGTCGCCGCCCTCGACGTAGATCGCGTCGGCGGGGCAGGCCCATGCGCAGAGCTCGCAGCCGACGCACTTCTCCAGGCCGTCCGGGTGCCGGTTCAGCACGTGCCGGCCGTGATAGCGCGGCTTGGTGCCGTAGTAGTCGAACGGGTACTGCTGCGTGTAGACCTTCTTGAACATCGTCGAGAAGGTGAGCCCGAAGCCCTTGGCGAAGCCGGCGACGCTCCCGGTCGGCTCGGGCAGCGGGGCCGCCTTGCGCGGCGTGACGCCGGCGCCCGGCTCCAGGGCCGACGACCCGTGCGGGGTGTTCGCGGGGACTGCTGAGTCAGACATCGGTGTCATCGCCTTCGATCTCGGCGGGGCGGCGGCGGACCCCGGCCGTGGCCAGCGACCGCGGCGGTGTGGGAACGACGAGGTCCATCGGGGGCGTCGGGAAGGTGGGCTCGTAGCGGGCGTGGTCGTCCTCGTCGTCCTCGAGGTCGGCGGCGCGGCGCGCGGACGCACCGTCCCACACCATCACCGCCGGGATGACGATGACGAACAGCACGATGGCCAGTGGCACGAGCGTGGCCTGCCAGGCCGGCCAGCCGCGGTCGCGCAGCACGTGGATCGCAGTGACGGCGAGGATCCAGACCAGGTTGATCGGGATGAGCGCCTTCCAGCCGAACGCCATGAACTGGTCGTAGCGCAGCCGGGGCAGCGTGCCGCGCAGCCAGACGAAGACGAACAGGATCGCGATGACCTTGGCCGTGAACCACAGGATCGGCCACCAGCCGGCGTTCGCGCCGTGCCAGAGCGACAGCGGCACCGGGGCGCGCCAGCCGCCGAGGAACAGCGTGGTGGCGAGCGCCGAGACGGTGACCATGTTGATGTACTCGGCGAGGAAGAACATCGCGAACTTGAACGAGGAGTACTCGGTGTGGAAGCCGCCGACGAGCTCCGACTCGGCCTCGGGCAGGTCGAACGGGGCGCGGTTCGTCTCGCCGACGACCGACACCGCGTAGATCGCGAACGACACGATCAGCGGGATGACGTTCCAGAGGTGGTTCTGCTTGGCCACGATGCCCGACGTGGACATGGTGTCGGAGAAGAGGAACACCGCCACCATCGACAGACCCATGCCGACCTCGTAGGAGATCATCTGGGCCGCCGAGCGCAGCCCGCCGAGTAGCGGGTAGGTCGATCCGGACGCCCAGCCCGAGAGCACGATGCCGTAGACGCCGAGCGACGAGCAGGCGAAGACGACGAGGACGCCCACCGGCAGGTCGGTCAGCTGCAGCGCGGTGTGGTGACCGAAGATCGACACCTCGGGCCCGAACGGGATCACCGAGAAGGCGAGGAAGGCCGGCACGGCCGAGACGATGGGCGCGATGTAGTACACCGGCTTGTCGGCCAGGACCGGGATGATCTCTTCCTTGAAGGCGAGCTTCATGCCGTCGGCGAGCGACTGCAGCACACCCCACGGGCCCACGCGGTTCGGCCCGATGCGGTTCTGCATCCGACCGACGACCTTGCGCTCGAAGACGATGGTGAACAGCGTCATCAGCACCAGGTAGACGAAGACGCCGAGCACCTTGAGCGCGGTGAGCCAGATCGGCTGGTCACCGAAGCCGGGCAGGTTCTGCCCTGCTGCGAGAACGTCCATCACTGCGCCTCTCCGACGACCGGCGGGGCATCCGTCCGGACGAGCGTGACGGTGGCGCCGGCGACGGCACCGAGGCCGGTGCGCACCGAGCACTCCCGGGCGTTGGTCGGCAGCCACACCACGCGGTCGGGCATGAGCTCGACCTTGCTGGGCAGCACCAGGGCACCGCGCTCGGTCGACACCGAGAGCAGGTCGCCGTCGACGATGCCGACCTCCGCCGCGGTGGCGGCACTCACCCGCGCGAAGACCGGCTTGGCCGTCCCCGCGAGGTGCTCGTCGCCGTCCTGCATGCGGCCGGCGTCGATGAGCTCGCTCCACGTGGCGAGGACGGCCTCGCCCGCGGCGGCCACCGGTGCCGGCGACGGCGCGACGGCCGGTGCCGCCACGCGCGACACGGCCGGGCCGAGACGCAGCAGCTCCGCGCGCGCGGCCTCGACCGACGCGAGGTCCAGGCGGACGTCCAGCTCCTCGGCCAGCGCGTCGAGGACGCGGGCGTCGCTCATGGCGCCGGTGCCGGCGATCGTCAGCTCGAAGGGGCGGCGACGCCCCTCCCAGTTCACGAAGCGGCCGGCCTTCTCGGTGACCGGGGCGACCGGCAGCACGACGTCGGCGTGGGCCGTGACGGCGCTGTGACGGATCTCGAGGCTGACCACGAAGCCGGCGTTGGCGAGGGCCTGCTCGGCGAGTGCCGGGTCGGCGGTGTCGGTCGGCTCGACGCCGCCGACGACGAGCGCGGCGAGTGCGCCCTCGGCGGTGGCACGCAGGATGCCGTCGATGTCGCGGCCGGGGCGGGTCGGGATCGCGGCGCCCCACACGCCCTCGACCTCGGCGCGCACGACGGCGTCGGTGAGGTCGCGACCGCCCGGCAGC
This window harbors:
- a CDS encoding NADH-quinone oxidoreductase subunit J — protein: MAVELLAAPLTNGTVPLGEAVAFWILGPVSLAGAVGMVLFRNAIHSALSLVATMMSLGAFYVIQQGPFLGLVQIIVYTGAIMILFLFVLMLVGRDSSDSIVETLRGQRWAAALFGLAFALLVAIGIAKAFEGDQTPADLDAANANGGNVNSIAQLLFTKYLFVFELTSALLIIAAVGAMVLAHIEREGRKPTQKSLARERIRSGRPQPLPGPGVLSTGNSIGTPALLPDGTISHESTMVGHEEFPPYEGVPGVLDPSDYSDAEARSTTK
- the nuoK gene encoding NADH-quinone oxidoreductase subunit NuoK translates to MNPSYYLILSAALFTIGAVGVLVRRNAIVVFMSVELMLNAVNLSLVTFSRINGNLEGQVMAFFVMVVAAAEVVVGLAIIMAIFRTRRSASVDDANLLKY
- the nuoH gene encoding NADH-quinone oxidoreductase subunit NuoH; this encodes MDVLAAGQNLPGFGDQPIWLTALKVLGVFVYLVLMTLFTIVFERKVVGRMQNRIGPNRVGPWGVLQSLADGMKLAFKEEIIPVLADKPVYYIAPIVSAVPAFLAFSVIPFGPEVSIFGHHTALQLTDLPVGVLVVFACSSLGVYGIVLSGWASGSTYPLLGGLRSAAQMISYEVGMGLSMVAVFLFSDTMSTSGIVAKQNHLWNVIPLIVSFAIYAVSVVGETNRAPFDLPEAESELVGGFHTEYSSFKFAMFFLAEYINMVTVSALATTLFLGGWRAPVPLSLWHGANAGWWPILWFTAKVIAILFVFVWLRGTLPRLRYDQFMAFGWKALIPINLVWILAVTAIHVLRDRGWPAWQATLVPLAIVLFVIVIPAVMVWDGASARRAADLEDDEDDHARYEPTFPTPPMDLVVPTPPRSLATAGVRRRPAEIEGDDTDV
- the nuoI gene encoding NADH-quinone oxidoreductase subunit NuoI; this translates as MFKKVYTQQYPFDYYGTKPRYHGRHVLNRHPDGLEKCVGCELCAWACPADAIYVEGGDNTDEQRFSPGERYGKVYQINYLRCIFCGLCIEACPTRSLTMSNEYELALDDRQQLIYTKEQLMAPLLPGMEAPPHPMRLGDDEKDYYASRSQAPLQQGEPQSTANVAGRPITGHANRMGQHHGS